The DNA window TTTCCGCATATATGGCAACGGATATGGATAAGATGGAAGCAACTCTGGATAATCCATACATCCTGATCACAGACAAAAAGATCTCCAACATTCAGGAAATCCTGCCGCTGTTAGAGCAGATCGTACAGTCCGGTTCCAAACTGCTGATCATCGCAGAGGATATCGAAGGCGAAGCTCTGACAACCCTGATCGTAAACAAACTGAGAGGAACCTTCTCTGTAGCAGCTGTAAAAGCACCTGGCTATGGTGACAGAAGAAAAGAAATGCTGCAGGATATTGCTATCCTGACAGGCGGACAGGTAATCTCTGATGAACTGGGTCTGGATCTGAAAGAAGCTACTCTGGAACAGCTTGGCCGTGCAAAATCTGTAAAAGTTCAGAAAGAAAGCACAGTTATCGTTGACGGTGAAGGCGACAAAGAAGCCATCAAAGCAAGAGTAAATCAGATCAAAGGACAGATTGAAGAGACGACATCTGAATTTGACCGTGAAAAACTGCAGGAGAGACTGGCAAAACTGGCAGGCGGCGTAGCGGTTGTACGTGTTGGTGCAGCTACCGAGACAGAGATGAAGGAAGCAAAACTGCGTATGGAAGATGCTCTGGCAGCTACCAAAGCAGCTGTAGAAGAAGGTATCATCGCAGGTGGTGGTTCTGCTTATATTCATACAACAAAAGTTCTGCAGGAACTGGTTGATACTCTGGAAGGAGATGAAAAGACAGGTGCTCAGATCATCATGAAAGCCCTGGAAGCTCCTCTGTTCCATATCGCTGCCAATGCAGGTCTGGAAGGATCTGTAATCATCAACAAAGTAAAAGAATCCGAAGTTGGTGTCGGATTTGATGCATACAAAGAAGAATATGTAGATATGGTAAAAGCAGGTATCCTGGATCCGGCAAAAGTAACAAGAAGTGCACTGCAGAATGCTACCAGTGTTGCATCTACTCTGCTGACAACAGAATCTGTAGTATCCATTATCCCGGAAGAGACACCGGCAGCACCGGCAGGTAACCCGGGAATGGGAATGATGTAATTTCCAGTTACAGAACACGAATTTCATAAAGATTTAAGAAAAGCAGGAGCTGACGCGATAGACGGCGGCTCCTGTTTGTGTTAAAATGAAAAGCAGACCTGACTGCTATCGCGCAGAAAACGGGTCGGACATGGGGGAAAAACAA is part of the Blautia faecicola genome and encodes:
- the groL gene encoding chaperonin GroEL (60 kDa chaperone family; promotes refolding of misfolded polypeptides especially under stressful conditions; forms two stacked rings of heptamers to form a barrel-shaped 14mer; ends can be capped by GroES; misfolded proteins enter the barrel where they are refolded when GroES binds), whose amino-acid sequence is MAKEIKFGAEARAALERGVNQLADTVRVTLGPKGRNVVLAKPYGAPLITNDGVTIAKEIELEDGFENMGAQLIREVASKTNDVAGDGTTTATVLAQAMVNAGMKNLAAGANPIVLRKGMKKATDKAVEAIAAMSKPVEGKEQIARVAAVSSGDEEVGKLVADAMEKVSKDGVITIEESKTMKTELDLVEGMQFDRGYISAYMATDMDKMEATLDNPYILITDKKISNIQEILPLLEQIVQSGSKLLIIAEDIEGEALTTLIVNKLRGTFSVAAVKAPGYGDRRKEMLQDIAILTGGQVISDELGLDLKEATLEQLGRAKSVKVQKESTVIVDGEGDKEAIKARVNQIKGQIEETTSEFDREKLQERLAKLAGGVAVVRVGAATETEMKEAKLRMEDALAATKAAVEEGIIAGGGSAYIHTTKVLQELVDTLEGDEKTGAQIIMKALEAPLFHIAANAGLEGSVIINKVKESEVGVGFDAYKEEYVDMVKAGILDPAKVTRSALQNATSVASTLLTTESVVSIIPEETPAAPAGNPGMGMM